From Carassius auratus strain Wakin unplaced genomic scaffold, ASM336829v1 scaf_tig00216332, whole genome shotgun sequence, one genomic window encodes:
- the LOC113097596 gene encoding delta-like protein A isoform X1, with amino-acid sequence MGRYLLLLFTILYMLLWQASSSGVFELKLQEFLNKKGVQGNKNCCKGGLTTPYHQCECKTFFRICLKHYQPNASPEPPCTYGGTVTPVLGSNSFQVPDTLPDGSFTNPIRMNFGFTWPGTFSLIIEAVHADSKEDLTTENPERIISTMTTQRHLTVGEDWSQDLHSVGRTELKYSYRFVCDEHYYGEGCSVFCRPRDDAFGHFTCGERGEIICDAGWKGQYCTEPICLPGCDEEHGFCEKPGECKCRVGFKGRYCDECIRYPGCLHGTCQQPWQCNCQEGWGGLFCNQDLNYCTHHKPCLNGATCSNTGQGSYTCSCRPGFTGASCEIEVNECTGNPCRNGGSCTDMENTYSCACPPGFYGNNCELSAMTCADGPCFNGGRCADNPDGGYFCQCPTGYAGFNCEKKIDHCSSSPCSNGARCVDLVNSYLCQCPEGFTGMNCDRAGDECSLYPCQNGGTCQEGASGYICTCPPGYTGQNCSSPVSRCQHNPCHNGASCHERNNRYVCACVPGYGGRNCQFLLPDRASQIAGDIPWTAVGSGVLLVLLLVVACAVVVVCVRSKVQQRRRDREEEVANGENETINNLTNNCHRDKDLAISVVGAAPLKNINKKIDFHSDHDDLSMTTEKEKRSYKTRHAPADYNLVHEAKYEAKHEVKLEHAGKEMAAKELSESCEDVKCQSLQDSSEFEEKRRKRLKSDASEKSRYSESRYSESKYSESKYSESKYSESKYSESKYSESKYSESKYSDSLYSESACALASASTSACVDTKYKSVMVMSEEKDECVIATEV; translated from the exons atgGGACGCTACTTACTGTTGCTCTTCACCATCCTGTACATGCTGCTCTGGCAG GCGTCTTCCTCAGGCGTCTTCGAGCTGAAGTTGCAGGAGTTTTTGAACAAGAAGGGTGTGCAAGGCAACAAGAACTGCTGTAAAGGTGGACTGACCACACCGTACCACCAGTGCGAGTGCAAGACTTTTTTCCGCATCTGTTTAAAACATTATCAGCCCAATGCATCTCCAGAGCCGCCCTGCACCTACGGAGGCACCGTCACCCCCGTGCTGGGCTCCAACTCTTTCCAAGTGCCTGATACCTTACCGGATGGCTCTTTCACCAATCCCATCAGGATGAATTTCGGTTTCACGTGGCCG ggAACCTTTTCTCTTATCATCGAAGCAGTGCATGCTGACTCCAAAGAGGATTTGACAACAG AAAACCCAGAGCGGATCATCAGTACCATGACCACACAGCGGCACTTGACTGTGGGCGAGGACTGGTCTCAGGACCTGCACAGCGTGGGTCGAACCGAGCTCAAGTACTCCTACCGCTTTGTGTGTGACGAGCACTACTACGGCGAGGGATGCTCTGTATTCTGCCGACCCAGAGATGATGCATTCGGTCATTTCACCTGCGGAGAACGTGGAGAAATCATCTGCGATGCCGGATGGAAGGGCCAGTACTGCACAGAAC CAATTTGCCTCCCAGGATGCGATGAGGAGCATGGCTTCTGCGAGAAACCTGGAGAGTGCAA GTGCAGAGTGGGCTTTAAAGGCCGCTACTGTGATGAGTGCATACGTTACCCTGGATGCCTTCATGGAACCTGCCAGCAACCATGGCAATGCAACTGCCAGGAAGGCTGGGGTGGCCTCTTCTGCAACCAAG ATCTAAACTACTGCACACATCATAAGCCCTGCCTGAATGGAGCCACTTGTAGTAACACCGGTCAGGGCAGCTACACCTGTTCCTGTCGGCCAGGATTCACGGGAGCCAGCTGTGAGATCGAGGTCAACGAATGCACAGGAAACCCCTGCCGCAATGGAGGAAGCTGCACT GACATGGAGAACACCTACAGCTGTGCCTGTCCACCTGGTTTTTATGGCAACAACTGTGAGCTTAGTGCTATGACGTGTGCAGACGGGCCGTGCTTTAACGGCGGACGCTGCGCTGACAACCCCGATGGTGGTTACTTCTGCCAGTGTCCCACAGGATACGCAGGGTTCAACTGCGAGAAAAAGATCGACCATTGCTCCTCCAGTCCATGCTCTAATG GTGCACGCTGTGTTGATCTGGTGAATTCATACTTGTGCCAGTGTCCCGAAGGGTTCACGGGCATGAACTGTGATCGTGCTGGGGATGAGTGCTCGCTGTATCCCTGCCAAAATGGCGGGACTTGTCAGGAAGGGGCCAGCGGTTACATCTGCACATGCCCACCTGGATACACAGGACAAAACTGCAGCTCACCTGTGAGCCGCTGCCAACACAACCCCTGCCATAATGGTGCCTCCTGCCACGAGAGGAACAACCGATACGTGTGCGCTTGCGTTCCCGGATATGGAGGACGGAACTGCCAGTTTTTGCTTCCTGACAGAGCGTCCCAAATAGCCGGTGACATTCCCTGGACTGCTGTGGGATCTGGTGTCCTGCTGGTGCTGTTGTTGGTAGTCGCATGCGCTGTGGTGGTGGTTTGCGTTCGCTCGAAGGTTCAGCAGCGCAGACGAGATCGGGAGGAGGAGGTCGCCAATGGGGAAAATGAAACAATCAACAACCTCACAAACAATTGTCACAGAGACAAAGACCTGGCCATAAGTGTTGTCGGGGCAGCGCCTTTAAAAAACATCAACAAGAAGATTGATTTTCACAGTGATCACGACGACCTGAGCATGACAACAGAGAAGGAGAAGAGGAGCTATAAGACACGACATGCGCCTGCAGACTATAACCTGGTGCATGAAGCAAAATACGAGGCGAAGCATGAGGTGAAACTGGAGCATGCTGGGAAGGAAATGGCGGCAAAGGAGTTGTCCGAGAGCTGCGAGGATGTAAAGTGCCAATCTCTGCAGGACTCTTCTGAATTTGAGGAGAAGCGTAGGAAACGTCTGAAAAG TGATGCATCAGAAAAGTCCAGATATTCAGAGTCGAGGTATTCTGAATCAAAGTACTCAGAATCAAAGTATTCCGAATCAAAGTATTCCGAATCAAAGTACTCAGAATCAAAGTATTCCGAATCAAAGTACTCAGAATCAAAGTATTCCGATTCGCTGTATTCCGAGTCAGCATGTGCGTTGGCATCGGCATCCACGTCGGCTTGTGTCGACACCAAATACAAATCCGTCATGGTGATGTCGGAGGAGAAAGATGAATGTGTAATTGCAACTGAG GTGTAA
- the LOC113097596 gene encoding delta-like protein A isoform X2, giving the protein MGRYLLLLFTILYMLLWQASSSGVFELKLQEFLNKKGVQGNKNCCKGGLTTPYHQCECKTFFRICLKHYQPNASPEPPCTYGGTVTPVLGSNSFQVPDTLPDGSFTNPIRMNFGFTWPGTFSLIIEAVHADSKEDLTTENPERIISTMTTQRHLTVGEDWSQDLHSVGRTELKYSYRFVCDEHYYGEGCSVFCRPRDDAFGHFTCGERGEIICDAGWKGQYCTEPICLPGCDEEHGFCEKPGECKCRVGFKGRYCDECIRYPGCLHGTCQQPWQCNCQEGWGGLFCNQDLNYCTHHKPCLNGATCSNTGQGSYTCSCRPGFTGASCEIEVNECTGNPCRNGGSCTDMENTYSCACPPGFYGNNCELSAMTCADGPCFNGGRCADNPDGGYFCQCPTGYAGFNCEKKIDHCSSSPCSNGARCVDLVNSYLCQCPEGFTGMNCDRAGDECSLYPCQNGGTCQEGASGYICTCPPGYTGQNCSSPVSRCQHNPCHNGASCHERNNRYVCACVPGYGGRNCQFLLPDRASQIAGDIPWTAVGSGVLLVLLLVVACAVVVVCVRSKVQQRRRDREEEVANGENETINNLTNNCHRDKDLAISVVGAAPLKNINKKIDFHSDHDDLSMTTEKEKRSYKTRHAPADYNLVHEAKYEAKHEVKLEHAGKEMAAKELSESCEDVKCQSLQDSSEFEEKRRKRLKSDASEKSRYSESRYSESKYSESKYSESKYSESIAVFRVSMCVGIGIHVGLCRHQIQIRHGDVGGER; this is encoded by the exons atgGGACGCTACTTACTGTTGCTCTTCACCATCCTGTACATGCTGCTCTGGCAG GCGTCTTCCTCAGGCGTCTTCGAGCTGAAGTTGCAGGAGTTTTTGAACAAGAAGGGTGTGCAAGGCAACAAGAACTGCTGTAAAGGTGGACTGACCACACCGTACCACCAGTGCGAGTGCAAGACTTTTTTCCGCATCTGTTTAAAACATTATCAGCCCAATGCATCTCCAGAGCCGCCCTGCACCTACGGAGGCACCGTCACCCCCGTGCTGGGCTCCAACTCTTTCCAAGTGCCTGATACCTTACCGGATGGCTCTTTCACCAATCCCATCAGGATGAATTTCGGTTTCACGTGGCCG ggAACCTTTTCTCTTATCATCGAAGCAGTGCATGCTGACTCCAAAGAGGATTTGACAACAG AAAACCCAGAGCGGATCATCAGTACCATGACCACACAGCGGCACTTGACTGTGGGCGAGGACTGGTCTCAGGACCTGCACAGCGTGGGTCGAACCGAGCTCAAGTACTCCTACCGCTTTGTGTGTGACGAGCACTACTACGGCGAGGGATGCTCTGTATTCTGCCGACCCAGAGATGATGCATTCGGTCATTTCACCTGCGGAGAACGTGGAGAAATCATCTGCGATGCCGGATGGAAGGGCCAGTACTGCACAGAAC CAATTTGCCTCCCAGGATGCGATGAGGAGCATGGCTTCTGCGAGAAACCTGGAGAGTGCAA GTGCAGAGTGGGCTTTAAAGGCCGCTACTGTGATGAGTGCATACGTTACCCTGGATGCCTTCATGGAACCTGCCAGCAACCATGGCAATGCAACTGCCAGGAAGGCTGGGGTGGCCTCTTCTGCAACCAAG ATCTAAACTACTGCACACATCATAAGCCCTGCCTGAATGGAGCCACTTGTAGTAACACCGGTCAGGGCAGCTACACCTGTTCCTGTCGGCCAGGATTCACGGGAGCCAGCTGTGAGATCGAGGTCAACGAATGCACAGGAAACCCCTGCCGCAATGGAGGAAGCTGCACT GACATGGAGAACACCTACAGCTGTGCCTGTCCACCTGGTTTTTATGGCAACAACTGTGAGCTTAGTGCTATGACGTGTGCAGACGGGCCGTGCTTTAACGGCGGACGCTGCGCTGACAACCCCGATGGTGGTTACTTCTGCCAGTGTCCCACAGGATACGCAGGGTTCAACTGCGAGAAAAAGATCGACCATTGCTCCTCCAGTCCATGCTCTAATG GTGCACGCTGTGTTGATCTGGTGAATTCATACTTGTGCCAGTGTCCCGAAGGGTTCACGGGCATGAACTGTGATCGTGCTGGGGATGAGTGCTCGCTGTATCCCTGCCAAAATGGCGGGACTTGTCAGGAAGGGGCCAGCGGTTACATCTGCACATGCCCACCTGGATACACAGGACAAAACTGCAGCTCACCTGTGAGCCGCTGCCAACACAACCCCTGCCATAATGGTGCCTCCTGCCACGAGAGGAACAACCGATACGTGTGCGCTTGCGTTCCCGGATATGGAGGACGGAACTGCCAGTTTTTGCTTCCTGACAGAGCGTCCCAAATAGCCGGTGACATTCCCTGGACTGCTGTGGGATCTGGTGTCCTGCTGGTGCTGTTGTTGGTAGTCGCATGCGCTGTGGTGGTGGTTTGCGTTCGCTCGAAGGTTCAGCAGCGCAGACGAGATCGGGAGGAGGAGGTCGCCAATGGGGAAAATGAAACAATCAACAACCTCACAAACAATTGTCACAGAGACAAAGACCTGGCCATAAGTGTTGTCGGGGCAGCGCCTTTAAAAAACATCAACAAGAAGATTGATTTTCACAGTGATCACGACGACCTGAGCATGACAACAGAGAAGGAGAAGAGGAGCTATAAGACACGACATGCGCCTGCAGACTATAACCTGGTGCATGAAGCAAAATACGAGGCGAAGCATGAGGTGAAACTGGAGCATGCTGGGAAGGAAATGGCGGCAAAGGAGTTGTCCGAGAGCTGCGAGGATGTAAAGTGCCAATCTCTGCAGGACTCTTCTGAATTTGAGGAGAAGCGTAGGAAACGTCTGAAAAG TGATGCATCAGAAAAGTCCAGATATTCAGAGTCGAGGTATTCTGAATCAAAGTACTCAGAATCAAAGTATTCCGAATCAAAGTATTCCGAATCAA TCGCTGTATTCCGAGTCAGCATGTGCGTTGGCATCGGCATCCACGTCGGCTTGTGTCGACACCAAATACAAATCCGTCATGGTGATGTCGGAGGAGAAAGATGA
- the LOC113097605 gene encoding TRIO and F-actin-binding protein-like, with amino-acid sequence MTRLEPALQRSESRSVIEMQSRRGSANTSRRGSISLSRRESVSQHTETRRETEQSNGRAIFKRANRFLSRDREPEDGSSSAPVRYFERGHPLPANHSPERKATIPYRNPDLGLPSYRRRSDNLSNEATSGLSPQRHMSYSNFRRGDSQSRASPRSGSPRSTNVSPQRRGESRSSPHRRGSTGHRTSHTSSRQASGKCTPSRRRDSVVTRTTSPSRSSGTNKYGESFSPAHKRSPSQSSYGHSLDSEKLYKNLKSIASSAESDVSEERNGWSKRHSDVEIDGDYNQRKHSGRSSRKSEACNTGYNSRDFSPKRGYRDDKTSRGSRNSGYNSGSNSHGASTPYQVYDEHGILKNGTSKNKSRRHGGYSDTSDKQSRSDSRQSLSPTHSPLSPASPASTPNISQSRRSRNQVPSPDLPKSQASISETDKPVNDRSRSNIRRGLEALILSENTRSSSQPAVPEMTIEDYVIIADIPRSKLYPEEEEAVIVRRRPQSQSPRRDNQHSYGDGRYDHEREVSEERGRGRERERGRDRREKERRRPDKEMGGSSKTNSTASGHSQRCSKNGESVRMVNGKHKSPEEPPQMQLDLPLCKKGWMYMLDEDEEWRKHWFVISDSGLRYYRDSVAEERDEADGEIYLRHCLRVEEFDADKNYGLQLHMRHGLVTLSAMTSRIRRNWIDTLRRRISFRDSAESIRHPDNSDISDREDSDSQNAPLTPHDPGSNVGGPYQDEPRMTSSPLPKRREAGEGRDRELERRLEGRTKWFQEGVSDREGEDPWDKVELKKGVVTPVILSRPQVPDAQTGPDIESKWADFEQLPIGEKRSPAGVQNPQTTNEGLQGEVVSLRQQIEALRQVRVAAGVCGPDAPCALKLEQLEREHRERRQKIHDEHERERREMEREKQRLLQEEAKNAVQAMEALRKAHQEEIEKLKAHGGETTDPSVRQQLWESLALQHELDGLSERYSQQCVELNRIQSNTEERNGEVRQKEREMEQLRQENQELQDRLTEEISLMRSFITGQRSGVVSLGSYERSTSELEMLLKVKESEVEFLHKEISCLRKQVQTLTKENEALSERYKQVYVELTELRGRSERDINALKEHLKLTDAALEEGRLLGNSTDQ; translated from the exons ATGACTCGACTGGAACCGGCACTTCAGCGCTCAGAAAGTCGCTCTGTAATAGAAATGCAGAGCAGAAGAGGGAGCGCCAACACAAGCAGACGAGGAAGCATCAGCCTGAGCAGAAGAGAAAGTGTCAGCCAACACACAG AGACTAGAAGAGAAACAGAACAAAGCAACGGCCGCGCCATTTTTAAAAGGGCTAATCGCTTCCTCTCACGGGACAGGGAGCCGGAAGATGGCAGTTCTTCAGCTCCCGTGCGCTATTTCGAGAGGGGTCACCCTCTTCCAGCCAATCACAGTCCTGAGCGCAAAGCCACAATCCCCTACCGAAACCCCGACCTGGGTCTCCCGTCCTATAGGAGGCGCTCTGACAATCTCAGCAACGAGGCAACGAGTGGCCTCTCCCCCCAGCGACACATGTCCTATTCAAATTTCAGACGCGGGGACAGCCAATCCCGTGCAAGCCCTCGTTCCGGCAGCCCGAGATCCACGAACGTTTCACCGCAGAGGCGAGGGGAATCTCGCAGTTCGCCCCATCGCCGAGGTTCCACCGGACACCGGACGTCCCACACGTCCTCTCGACAGGCTTCTGGAAAATGCACTCCATCACGTAGACGAGATTCGGTGGTCACGCGCACCACGTCCCCCTCGCGAAGCTCAGGTACGAATAAATATGGAGAGtcctttagccccgcccacaaaaGAAGCCCCTCCCAAAGCTCCTACGGACACAGCTTGGATTCTGAAAAGCTTTATAAGAATCTCAAATCAATTGCGAGTTCGGCAGAGTCAGATGTCTCAGAAGAAAGGAACGGCTGGTCGAAAAGACATTCTGATGTGGAAATCGATGGCGATTATAATCAACGCAAACACAGTGGTCGCAGCAGTCGAAAGAGTGAGGCGTGCAATACTGGATACAACAGTCGGGATTTCTCTCCTAAACGGGGCTATCGTGATGACAAAACAAGCCGCGGCAGTCGAAATAGTGGCTACAACAGTGGATCTAACAGCCATGGTGCATCAACGCCTTATCAAGTTTATGATGAACATGGTATACTAAAAAACGGTACTTCGAAAAACAAAAGCCGCAGGCATGGCGGCTACTCCGACACCTCGGACAAACAATCCAGATCTGATTCCCGCCAGTCGCTAAGCCCCACCCACTCCCCTCTAAGCCCCGCCTCACCTGCATCAACACCAAACATCTCCCAATCAAGGCGGAGCCGGAATCAGGTTCCATCCCCCGATTTGCCCAAATCCCAAGCCTCAATATCAGAGACGGACAAGCCGGTCAATGATCGGAGCAGAAGCAACATCAGGCGGGGTTTGGAGGCGCTAATCCTCTCGGAGAACACCAGGTCTTCCAGCCAACCCGCAGTGCCAGAGATGACCATTGAGGACTACGTGATCATAGCCGATATCCCCCGATCGAAGCTGTACCCTGAGGAAGAGGAAGCAGTAATAGTGAGGAGGAGACCGCAGAGCCAGAGCCCACGCAGAGACAATCAGCACAG CTATGGGGATGGGAGATATGACCATGAGCGTGAGGTTTCAGAAGAGCGAggcagaggaagagaaagagagagaggaagagaccgCAGAGAGAAAGAACGGAGACGTCCAGACAAAGAAATGGGAGGGTCGTCAAAAACCAACAGCACTGCATCAGGCCATTCACAG AGGTGCAGCAAAAATGGAGAAAGCGTTCGGATGGTAAACGGGAAGCACAAAAGTCCAGAAGAGCCCCCTCAGATGCAG CTTGATCTTCCGCTCTGTAAAAAGGGATGGATGTATATGCTGGATGAAGATGAAGAG tgGAGGAAGCACTGGTTCGTGATCTCTGATTCAGGATTGAGATACTATAGAGACTCTGTGGCTGAAGAG AGAGATGAGGCAGATGGGGAGATTTATTTACGTCACTGTCTGCGAGTGGAGGAATTCGATGCCGATAAAAACTATGGACTTCAACTGCAT ATGCGTCATGGACTGGTGACCCTGTCAGCGATGACCTCCAGGATCAGGAGGAACTGGATCGACACACTCAGGAGGAGAATATCGTTCAGGGATTCGGCTGAAAGCATCCG ACACCCAGACAACAGTGACATCAGCGACAGAGAGGACTCTGATTCCCAGAATGCACCTCTCACACCCCATGACCCGGGGTCAAATGTCGGCGGTCCGTATCAGGATGAACCCCGCATGACGTCCTCACCGTTACCCAAACGACGGGAAGCCGGCGAGGGCCGCGACCGAGAGCTTGAAAGACGTCTGGAGGGCCGAACCAAGTGGTTCCAAGAGGGAGTTTCTGACAGGGAGGGCGAAGACCCCTGGGACAAGGTGGAGTTGAAGAAGGGTGTCGTGACTCCAGTGATTTTGTCCCGGCCGCAGGTTCCTGATGCTCAGACCGGGCCAGACATCGAGAGCAAGTGGGCAGACTTTGAGCAGCTTCCGATCGGAGAGAAAAGGTCCCCAGCTGGTGTCCAGAACCCCCAAACAACAAATGAGGGTCTTCAGGGGGAG gTGGTGTCTCTGAGGCAGCAGATCGAGGCTCTCCGTCAGGTCCGTGTTGCTGCTGGTGTCTGTGGCCCTGATGCTCCCTGCGCTCTGAAGCTGGAGCAGCTGGAGAGAGAGCACAGGGAGAGACGGCAGAAGATACACGACGAGCACGAGAGAGAGcgcagagagatggagagagagaaacagagactgCTGCAGGAGGAAGCCAAGAACGCAGTGCAAG CGATGGAGGCTCTGAGGAAAGCTCATCAGGAGGAGATTGAGAAGCTGAAGGCTCACGGAGGAGAGACCACAGACCCCTCCGTCAGACAACAGCT GTGGGAGTCGCTCGCTCTGCAGCACGAGTTGGACGGTCTGTCAGAGCGATATTCCCAGCAGTGCGTGGAGCTCAACCGCATCCAGAGCAACACCGAAGAGAGGAACGGAGAGGTCcgacagaaggagagagagatggagcagCTCCGGCAAGAGAACCAG GAACTGCAGGATCGTCTGACGGAGGAGATAAGTCTCATGCGATCCTTCatcacaggtcagaggtcaggagTGGTTTCCCTCGGCAGCTACGAAAGGAGCACCTCCGAACTAGAG ATGTTACTGAAGGTGAAGGAGAGCGAGGTGGAGTTTCTACACAAGGAGATCAGCTGTCTCAGGAAACAGGTCCAAACTCTTACTAAG GAGAATGAAGCTTTGAGCGAGCGCTATAAACAGGTGTATGTGGAGCTGACTGAATTACGGGGCCGCAGTGAGAGAGACATCAATGCACTTAAAGAGCATCTCAAACTCACTGATGCTGCACTGGAGGAGGGGCGTCTCCTAGGCAACAGCACCGACCAATGA
- the LOC113097584 gene encoding essential MCU regulator, mitochondrial-like, with amino-acid sequence MASLAGRLSRAFFLRNTASLIRNTGPKSVNAPGTCFSRTAVSTTTGGVLPKPVKVPFGLTRMFIVVIPFLYVGNLISKNFAALLEEHEIFVPDDDDDDD; translated from the exons ATGGCGTCGTTGGCAGGTCGTCTCTCTCGGGCTTTTTTCCTTAGAAATACGGCATCGCTGATCCGCAACACTGGCCCGAAATCAGTAAACGCACCAGGAACGTGTTTCAGCCGAACCGCCGTGTCAACCACAACGGGGGGTGTCCTTCCTAAACCAGTTAAG GTCCCGTTCGGTCTGACCCGCATGTTTATAGTGGTAATTCCGTTCCTGTATGTCGGTAATCTGATCAGTAAAAATTTCGCTGCTCTTCTGGAGGAACATGAGATCTTCGTcccagatgatgatgatgatgacgactgA
- the LOC113097582 gene encoding DDB1- and CUL4-associated factor 15-like, whose translation MAPSSKSEKNDNKQKQLKKHKDHVVKLLTRGRLNGHLSQRLFRKLPPRVCVPLKTIVSEEFLRAGHIFLGFTKCGRYVLSYTSDCGEDDDFSFYTYHLYWWEFNLHSRLKQVHHVRLFAGEDIYSDLYLTVCEWHHDHSKLVVFGFNTRSSSSALMNMMMSDENNRDIYITITSMPPAQPCKQCCPASSVSTIRTGGECLQHGYVLNARYQVVYPFPTFQPALQLKKDQVILLNTSYSLVACAISLCSGDGHQEGQNNQILYRKRDASSSSAPVGPTSPSSSSSTSSQGSPDLRQLKPHFTPLSSSQSQAAVRAREFAADIFRRAQAGAREHDRKNKEKEETDTQRFHSEEERMRETQECDAEVPGPSSSSSGQNQGSVLPTDAEDSAVCNTVMSPGSTSSVFSLSPRPHEPSSSSSSSEPAYVNYTTLRYRLPQASASEQPSGDEDDKVLLPFTVTDLKGRNLQLVTGQFSGQCVCVEQLTLDFEYLINEVIRNDADWGSQFCSFSDYDVVILEVCPETNIVVINIGLLLLAFSNCEDEHCRPKSYHSSLQVSWDLNTGACRTVGVGDLTEVKGQTSGSVWSSYRKSCVNTVMRWLVPESSSRYINRMTNEALHKGSSLQVLADNDRATWIVL comes from the exons ATGGCGCCCAGCTCGAAATCAGAGAAAAacgacaacaaacaaaaacaactgaaaaaacaCAAAGATCACGTCGTCAAACTCCTCACGCGTGGGCGG TTGAATGGGCATCTCTCTCAGCGGCTCTTCCGGAAACTTCCTCCCCGCGTCTGCGTCCCGCTGAAGACCATCGTCAGCGAGGAGTTCCTCAGAGCAGG GCACATCTTCCTGGGCTTCACCAAATGTGGCCGGTATGTGTTGTCCTACACCAGTGACTGCGGCGAAGACGATGACTTCTCTTTCTACACGTATCACCTGTACTGGTGGGAGTTCAACCTGCACAGCCGCCTCAAACAG GTGCATCATGTGCGTTTGTTTGCAGGTGAGGACATCTACAGCGATCTCTATCTGACCGTTTGCGAGTGGCACCATGATCATTCCAAGCTGGTGGTCTTTGGCTTCAA CACGCGCAGCTCCAGTTCAGCCTTGATGAACATGATGATGAGTGATGAGAACAACAGGGACATCTACATCACCATCACCTCAATGCCTCCGGCACAACCGTGCAAACAGTGCTGCCCCGCGTCCTCCGTGTCCACCATACGCACAG GTGGCGAGTGTCTGCAGCACGGTTATGTTCTGAACGCTCGCTATCAAGTGGTTTATCCGTTTCCGACGTTCCAGCCGGCGCTGCAGCTGAAGAAGGACCAGGTGATTCTGCTCAACACCAGCTACTCTCTGGTGGCCTGCGCCATCTCCCTCTGCTCAG GAGACGGGCATCAGGAGGGTCAAAACAATCAGATTCTCTACCGTAAGAGAGATGCTTCCTCCTCTTCTGCTCCTGTCGGACCTACATCGCCTTCCTCATCCTCATCAACCTCGTCTCAGGGGTCACCTGACCTCAGACAGTTAAAGCCCCATTTCACCCCGCTCTCCTCCAGCCAATCACAGGCGGCCGTGCGGGCCAGAGAGTTCGCTGCTGACATTTTCCGCAGAGCTCAGGCTGGAGCGAGGGAACATGACagaaaaaacaaagagaaagaagAGACAGACACCCAGCGATTCCACAGCGAGGAGGAGCGAATGAGAGAGACACAGGAATGCGACGCAGAGGTCCCGGGACCCTCGTCTTCCTCCTCAGGACAGAACCAAGGTTCAGTGTTACCCACAGACGCAGAGGACAGTGCTGTGTGTAACACAGTCATGTCTCCTGGATCCACCTCCTCCGTCTTCTCTCTGTCTCCACGTCCTCATGAgccttcatcctcctcttcctcctctgagcCTGCTTACGTCAACTACACCACTCTCAGATACAGACTCCCACAGGCCAGTGCGTCAGAGCAGCCGAGCG GAGATGAGGATGATAAAGTCCTGCTTCCTTTCACGGTGACGGATCTGAAGGGACGAAACTTGCAGCTGGTGACGGGACAGTTCAGCGGTCAG tgtgtgtgtgtggagcagctGACGCTGGACTTCGAGTATCTCATCAACGAGGTCATCAGGAATGATGCCGATTGGGGCTCCCAGTTCTGCTCCTTCAGCGACTATGACGTGGTCATCCTCGAG gTTTGCCCAGAGACCAATATAGTGGTGATAAACATCGGGCTGCTGCTGCTGGCGTTCTCTAACTGTGAGGATGAACACtgcag ACCGAAGTCGTACCACTCCAGTCTGCAGGTCAGTTGGGATCTGAACACTGGAGCGTGTCGTACAGTCGGTGTCGGTGACCTcactgaggtcaaaggtcagaccAG TGGAAGCGTGTGGAGCTCCTACAGGAAGTCGTGTGTGAACACCGTCATGCGGTGGCTGGTTCCCGAGAGCAGCTCGCGCTACATCAACCGCATGACCAACGAGGCTCTGCATAAAG GTTCTTCTCTTCAGGTGTTGGCTGATAACGACAGAGCCACGTGGATCGTCCTGTGA